A DNA window from Helianthus annuus cultivar XRQ/B chromosome 15, HanXRQr2.0-SUNRISE, whole genome shotgun sequence contains the following coding sequences:
- the LOC110913226 gene encoding extensin-like: MGGPSNVVPEIDVTPATFAPQPPPMGFENPIPTYPNMTGYNPFEPQAPTGYNQPPAYDPYVKAVTYNALYPSPFPPAYPTGYPVYGYQYPPPQPQPQPQPPPQQQLEILQRVQNVECRVDRGERKTTKFLKGLSKFIKGNRNDD, translated from the coding sequence atgggtggaccttcaaATGTTGTGCCGGAAATTGACGTCACACCGGCCACCTTTGCACCACAACCACCTCCGATGGGTTTCGAAAACCCAATCCCTACTTACCCAAATATGACTGGTTATAACCCATTCGAGCCACAAGCTCCTACAGGTTATAACCAACCACCTGCTTACGACCCATACGTCAAAGCAGTTACCTATAATGCTCTCTATCCTTCACCTTTCCCACCTGCATACCCAACTGGGTATCCTGTCTATGGGTATCAATACCCtccaccacaaccacaacctcaacctCAACCTCCACCCCAACAACAACTAGAAATTTTACAAAGGGTGCAAAATGTTGAATGTAGGGTGGATAGAGGTGAGAGAAAGACCACAAAGTTTCTTAAAGGTCTTTCAAAATTTATCAAGGGAAACAGAAATGACGATTga